The sequence ttagaggtgtacctgtggatgtatttcgaggcctatcttcaaactcagtgcctctttgcttgacatcatggggaaatcaaaagaaatcacacCTCTGAAAAATAAATTGACAAGtgttgttcatccttgggagcaatttccaagcgcctgaaggtaccacgttcatctgtacaaacaatagtacgcaggtataaacaccatgggaccacacagccgtcataccgctcaggaaggagacaccttctgtctcctagagatgaacgtactttggtgcgaaaagtgcaaatcaatcccagaaaagcaaaggaccttgtgaagatactggaggaaacaggtacaaaagtatctatatccacagtaaaaagagtcGATCTAGGAAGTGCTGTACCACGATTACCATTGTTGTGTTTGGagggaaaaaaggggaggcttgcaagccgaagaacaccatcacaaccgtgaagcatgggggtggcagcatattgtgggggtgcttttctgcagaagagactggtgcacttcacaaaagatggcatcatgaggaaagtagatgtggacatattgaagcaacatctcaagcttggtcacaaatgggtcttccaaatggacaatgacaccaagcatacttccaaagttgtggcaaaatggcttaaggaaaacaaagtcaaggtattggagcggccatcacaaggccctgacctcaatcccatagaaaatgtgtgggcagaactgactcagttacaccagctctgtcaggaggaatgggccaaaattcacccaacttattgtgggaagcttgtggaaggctacccaaaacgtttgacccaagttaaacaattgaaaggcaaggttaccaaatactaattgagtctatgtacacttctgactcactgggaatgtgatgaaagaaataaaagctgaaataaataattctctctactattattatgacatttcacattcttaaaataaagtggtaatcctaactgacctaagacaggcaaTATTTACTAGGGTTgaatgagtttaaatgtatttggctaaggtgtatgtaaactttcgacttcaactgtacatacagtaccagtcaaaagtttggacacacctactcattccagggtttaatatatttgtactattttctatattgtacaataatagtgacgacatcaaaactatgaaataacatatatggaatcatgtagtaaccaaaaaagcgttaaatcaaaatatatttgaggttcttcaaagtagccaccctttgccttgatgacagctttgaacactcttgtcattctttcaaccagcttcacctggaatgcttttccaacagtcttgaaggagttcccacatatgctgagcacttgttggctgcttttccttcactctgcggtccaactcatcccaaaccatctcaattgggttgaggttgggtgattgttgaggcaaagtcatctgatgcagcactccatcactctccttcttggtcaaatagcccttagatagcctggaggtgtgttttgggtcattgtcctgttgaaaaacaaatgatagtcccactaagcacaaaccagatgggatggtgtattgctgctgaatgatgtggtagccatgctggttaagtgtgcattgaattctaaattaatcacAGACGGTGttaacagcaaagcacccccacaccatcacacctcctcctccatgcttcatggtgggaaccacacatgcggttattatccattcacctactctacgtctcacaaagacatggtggttggaatcAAAAATATCACATTTGGAAATCTGACCAAAGGATACATTTCCACAGGTCTCAAGTCTatttctcgtgtttcttggcccaagcaagtctcttcttattattggtgtcctttagtagtggtttctttgcagcaattcaaccatgaaggcttgattcatgcagtctcctctgaacagttgatgttgagatgtgtctgttacttgaactctgtgaagcatttatttgggctgcaatttctgaggctggtaactctaatgaacttatcctctgtagcagaggtaactctgggacttcctttcctgtggcagtcctcatgagaggcaGTTTCATCACAGCACTTGAGGGTTTTTGCGACTACACTAGAAGAAACTTTCcacgttcttgaaatgttccgtattgactgactgtgtcttaaagtaattatgGACTGTCATCTGTctgattatttgagctgttcttgccataatattgagttgggtttgagtttattttttatttttacagggacagtgcacattaatcaacgtttcagtaaaagtgtcggttttagccagccggctaattttcaaccgcagtccctgggcaggttattaaaaacaattacaatatagacaatagcaacatagaacaagcaagacatagcaacataggacaagcaagacagaatacagacagagcaacataggacaagcaagacatagaatacagacagagcaacataggacaagcaagacatagaatacagacagagcaacataggacaagcaagacgtagcatacagacagagcaacatagaacaaaaagcagcaagacaaaattcataaaagcaacagtgtttccacacctcacaagctacagacaacagacaacatggaaagcggcaacacacagctagggaccatgttcacaaatctgattgacctttagccatgtcttcaagcattttgtgaaagtgtgatatgtggtgcagttatgtgtctgatggcagtgtattccagacatgggaattgactttgtcttttaccaaatagggctatcttctgtataccacccctgccttgttacaacacaactgattggctaaaacgcattaacaaggaaagaaattccacaaattaacaaggcacaccctttaattgaaatgtattccaggtgactgcctcatgaatctggttgagagaatgccaagcgtgtgcaaagctgtcatcaaggcaaagggtggttacttttaagaatctcatagaaaatctattttgatttgtttaacactttttttggttactacatgattccatatgtgttatttcatatgtttggtgtcttcactattattctacaatgcagaaaacagtacaaataaatgagtaggtgtgtccgtttttgactggtactgtatatatttacaaaataataTATGGGGgactggaaatgatgcagacagttacattgatggaagctacaatccatttgcaatattaaagctgatctaccccctaaaaaaataataataatgatctaccccctaaaaaaaTAATGATCATACAGGGAAACCAGTAATTGTAATACACACTGGCCTGTAGCTAGCTGGGCTGTCTGAGCAGGGGCAGATTTCATTAACTGGCtagggactgggagagagagaaggccggTCGGTTCTGCCGTGGGCAATAATCAACAAACTCAGGGATCAGTAAGTTCAAAACAAATTACGGCATTGGCACAGATAGGGCATCACTCTGCTTTTAACCCCACTGCCTGTATCAGTACAAACATTTTATAGCAGCCTCCTCCTCGGATAGCCTGTTATACCACCACCCCCCCCGTTAACATTCCAGGACTTTGCCATGAGCCCCGTCTCTATAAAACACATCTTTATGACACTCTGTCCCTATTCACTAGAAGAAATATGTTCATCTCTGACTAAAGTTTTCCAGAAAGGTCTTGGCAAAATGATCCATATTATTACATGGGGCGGGGGAGGGACATCTAGGAGATCTTTTGTTTCCTATGCTATCAACAATGTTTCTCACTTTGTTTTCAGGATAGTGAAGTAATTAATTGACATCTAGCAAACATTTGGCTAAAGTAGCTATTGCTAAGCAGGAGTGTCCTTGGCTGTGGGACAACAGTGGTCTTGTTTTTCCTCCAGCCCTCTTCCTGACCATGAGTAGGTATGACATGGGTGGTCAGTGCATTAATTGGTGCGTACCTGGTGAAGCGCACTTTGCAGATGGCGCACTCGTAGGGCTTCTCTCCCGTGTGCGTGCGGATGTGGCGGGGTAGCTTGCCTGCACCCTGGATGACTTTGGAGCAGATTGGGCACTTCTGGAAGGCCTTGGAGCgcatcttcctctcccctccaccccctcctctctcttctcctcctcctcctcttcctcccctctctcctccccctctatcttggCTGGAGCCTCCCCGTGTCGCCCAGAGGGGCAGCAGTCCCTGTGAGACGGCGGCGTCCTCATGCTGTGTGCTGTTAAAGTAATTCAAGTAAAACTCCACGTCCgggtcctccccctcccccagctcCTCCCCAGCCGCGGCCCGCTCCTTCTGCCTCTCGATGGAGTCCATCATCTGCTGCAGGAGTGCGCTGGCCGAGCCTctctccccatcccgcatgccatcttcctcctcttcctcctccggcTCCAGTTTGGGCTTCGTGGGGAGGAAGAAATGGCCGTTCTGGGCAGGGGCGTAGAAAGAGGCCCCTGGCCCCCCTCCATTCCCCCTGGCCCAGGTCAGCATGTCCCTGCGGTTCTCAGAGTGCTCCACCTTTACTtcgtcctcctcgtcctcctcctcatcatctggGTCCTGTGTGGGGGCCTGGGCAAGGTCCAGGGGAGAGCAGAACTCGCTGGGGCCCCCGTTGCTGTGGGACCCATTGCCATGGTTAAAGTGCAGGTGTGTGGGCATGTCCCTGAGCTCTGGCGTGCTGCAGCTGCTGCTCCAGTGGGCCCCTCTCTGGAAGTATTCTAGATACTCCCGGGCCCGCAGTCGATTCCCCTGCTgcccccatcctcctccacccTTCCCACCATccccctcatcatcatcatcatcatcctcctctcctcgctCACTGCCCGCCTATGAAAAAACAAAACAGGATTTCATAACTCTCATACACTCACAATCATACTCcgacacacacaaaacagaaagacACATGACCATGAATATGACCACGCCACTTCTATTCTACATTTTGAAGCGTAGTATGTAACTGCAATATGCTTTGTCTATATAATGCAGCTTGTATAAAGAGCACGCTGTCCTGAGACTCAGACTGGTGTTGGCCCAGCGGGTAAGTGTTAAAAGTTTAGTGTTATTGTGACCCcagggtgtggatgtgtgtttggcagtatgagagtgagagagagagattaatgaaGAGCATGATGTAAGCGTGCTGACTATGTAATGGCCAAAGACTGTAAATGATGGAGTGTTTGTTTGGTAGAGTGACGCGATGACAGAGGTTGTGTGGTAAGTGGTCTGTGGCGGCGCAGTTGGATGGAAATCAAGCATGGCATTTACAACACAATAGTTATAACTCAAAACAAGAGAGGTTTGACTGATTTCCACATAGGTCGTACTGAATACATGTATTTAGATCAAATAATTTGTTAAGTGACTCTATTTCGATGCAGATCTACCCGCAGGACATACTAGTAAAGGCCATGTGATGGGATGTAATGATAGGACAGAGACTGTTGACGGAATGTTAAGATAGTGTTGTCATGATGACCAGCCTACCGGCGGGGAGAGCACTTTGGTGTCCAGCAGGTGAGTGCAGACTTCCTGGACGGGCGGGATCTCCAGCAGGCGGGCGGCAGCCAGGATGTCTCCCACGGAGCTGTGACTGATCGTTAGCGTGGCTGTATAGGCAAAGTCCAGCAGGGCGCCCAGGGCCTCGGCCGCCACAAAGTCTATGGTGTAGACGTTCTGCTGGCTGGCGGTCGGGCCCGAGGTGAACAACTTGTGGAAGTAGGAGCTGCAGGAGGCCAGGACCGAACGGTGGGCAGTGAATTCCCTCTCCTGGGTGATCAGGAGCACGTCGCACAGAAGGCCGCTGAGGCGCTGCTTGTTCAGACTGCCCAGGATGTCTGCGCTGTGCTCGGGGAAGGGGATGCCCACTGGGCCTTCCTCCACTGCTTCCCCTCCCCCCCCACCCCTGAGCCGCCGCCCACCCCTCCCACCGGCTCCCGACGACATCTTC is a genomic window of Oncorhynchus nerka isolate Pitt River linkage group LG24, Oner_Uvic_2.0, whole genome shotgun sequence containing:
- the zbtb7a gene encoding zinc finger and BTB domain-containing protein 7A, which gives rise to MSSGAGGRGGRRLRGGGGGEAVEEGPVGIPFPEHSADILGSLNKQRLSGLLCDVLLITQEREFTAHRSVLASCSSYFHKLFTSGPTASQQNVYTIDFVAAEALGALLDFAYTATLTISHSSVGDILAAARLLEIPPVQEVCTHLLDTKVLSPPAGSERGEEDDDDDDEGDGGKGGGGWGQQGNRLRAREYLEYFQRGAHWSSSCSTPELRDMPTHLHFNHGNGSHSNGGPSEFCSPLDLAQAPTQDPDDEEEDEEDEVKVEHSENRRDMLTWARGNGGGPGASFYAPAQNGHFFLPTKPKLEPEEEEEEDGMRDGERGSASALLQQMMDSIERQKERAAAGEELGEGEDPDVEFYLNYFNSTQHEDAAVSQGLLPLWATRGGSSQDRGGGERGGRGGGGEERGGGGGERKMRSKAFQKCPICSKVIQGAGKLPRHIRTHTGEKPYECAICKVRFTRQDKLKVHMRKHTGEKPYLCTQCGAAFAHNYDLKNHMRVHTGLRPYQCSSCFKTFVRSDHLHRHLKKDGCNGIPSRRGRKPRVRDPGLLEASMGLVGPGPRSGRERRRMEAASAEGASRVHAHSPQPQERPEEPGH